From the Quercus lobata isolate SW786 chromosome 6, ValleyOak3.0 Primary Assembly, whole genome shotgun sequence genome, one window contains:
- the LOC115993883 gene encoding methylesterase 10-like isoform X2 gives MEKRERHFVLVHGACHGAWNWYKVVTLLKSAGHKVTALDLAASGIHPKQAHELRSLSDYLEPLMEFMASLPAEERVILVGHSFGGACNSVAMEKFPEKISVAVYATALMPGPDLNFLALNEQKFQRLDPLKDAQFTFDQGPNNPPTSLLFGYNFMATRLYQLSPPEVRVYIVCDQDNIIKEDFQRWMIENNPADEVKVITGSDHMVMFSKPKELSSCLQEIAEKYS, from the exons ATGGAGAAGAGGGAGAGGCATTTTGTGCTGGTTCATGGAGCCTGTCATGGAGCATGGAATTGGTACAAAGTGGTAACCCTGCTGAAATCAGCTGGTCATAAAGTAACAGCCTTGGACCTAGCTGCGAGCGGGATTCACCCAAAGCAAGCACATGAGCTCAGATCACTATCAGATTACCTTGAGCCTTTGATGGAATTCATGGCATCTCTTCCAGCAGAGGAAAGAGTGATCCTTGTGGGCCACAGCTTCGGTGGAGCCTGTAACTCTGTTGCCATGGAAAAGTTCCCTGAGAAAATTTCTGTTGCAGTATATGCTACCGCCCTTATGCCTGGTCCTGACCTCAATTTCCTTGCATTAAACGAACAG AAATTTCAAAGGTTGGATCCTCTCAAGGACGCGCAATTCACATTTGATCAAGGGCCCAACAACCCACCTACCTCATTGCTATTTGGGTACAATTTCATGGCAACCAGGTTATACCAACTCTCCCCACCTGAGGTAAG AGTTTATATTGTGTGTGACCAAGACAATATTATAAAGGAGGATTTTCAAAGGTGGATGATTGAGAATAATCCAGCAGATGAAGTGAAGGTGATAACTGGTTCCGATCACATGGTCATGTTTTCTAAACCGAAGGAGCTGAGCTCATGTCTCCAAGAGATTGCGGAGAAATATTCTTAA
- the LOC115993883 gene encoding methylesterase 10-like isoform X1 — translation MEKRERHFVLVHGACHGAWNWYKVVTLLKSAGHKVTALDLAASGIHPKQAHELRSLSDYLEPLMEFMASLPAEERVILVGHSFGGACNSVAMEKFPEKISVAVYATALMPGPDLNFLALNEQKFQRLDPLKDAQFTFDQGPNNPPTSLLFGYNFMATRLYQLSPPEDLTLAMSLVRPFRLYGDDALLLKESKLTKEKYGSIRRVYIVCDQDNIIKEDFQRWMIENNPADEVKVITGSDHMVMFSKPKELSSCLQEIAEKYS, via the exons ATGGAGAAGAGGGAGAGGCATTTTGTGCTGGTTCATGGAGCCTGTCATGGAGCATGGAATTGGTACAAAGTGGTAACCCTGCTGAAATCAGCTGGTCATAAAGTAACAGCCTTGGACCTAGCTGCGAGCGGGATTCACCCAAAGCAAGCACATGAGCTCAGATCACTATCAGATTACCTTGAGCCTTTGATGGAATTCATGGCATCTCTTCCAGCAGAGGAAAGAGTGATCCTTGTGGGCCACAGCTTCGGTGGAGCCTGTAACTCTGTTGCCATGGAAAAGTTCCCTGAGAAAATTTCTGTTGCAGTATATGCTACCGCCCTTATGCCTGGTCCTGACCTCAATTTCCTTGCATTAAACGAACAG AAATTTCAAAGGTTGGATCCTCTCAAGGACGCGCAATTCACATTTGATCAAGGGCCCAACAACCCACCTACCTCATTGCTATTTGGGTACAATTTCATGGCAACCAGGTTATACCAACTCTCCCCACCTGAG GATTTGACACTTGCCATGTCATTGGTGAGACCTTTTCGTCTTTATGGTGATGATGCATTAttgttaaaagaatcaaaactcACTAAGGAAAAATATGGGTCTATTCGTAGAGTTTATATTGTGTGTGACCAAGACAATATTATAAAGGAGGATTTTCAAAGGTGGATGATTGAGAATAATCCAGCAGATGAAGTGAAGGTGATAACTGGTTCCGATCACATGGTCATGTTTTCTAAACCGAAGGAGCTGAGCTCATGTCTCCAAGAGATTGCGGAGAAATATTCTTAA